The DNA segment CAGCTCCAAAATGCGCGAGCTGGCGCCGGAACGCCAGGCCCTTCAGGACCTGCTGCCGGCGCTGGATCGCGAGACCTTCCGGCTCCGCACCTGGGCCTTTGAGCAGAACGCCCCGGCCAGCAACAAGTCGATTCGCGACGTCTACCTGGAGGCGCTCCAGAATTCGGCCCTCTATGTCGGCCTGTTCTGGAATGACTTCGGTGAATGGACCATCGACGAGTTCGAGCAGGCGACTGCCTGGGGTATCGAGCGCCATCTGTGCGTCAAAACGTCCGTCCGGATCAGCGCGACCCCGCCTTCCAGGCCTTCCTCGAACGCCAGAGCGATGTCCGCTTCGGCATCACGCCGCGCTGGTTCACCGATGTCGAGGACTTGAAGCAGCAGTTCGCGCGTTCGGTCGACAAATGGCTGCTCGATCGCCAGATCGCCTACCACAACGCGACCAACGCTATCTCCTCGCCCACGTCCCCGACGATGTGCCCGATCAGCCCAAAGCTGATCGGCCGCGACGATCTGGTCGCTGAAGCAGCCGAACTGCTCGGCGAAAACAGCCGTGTGCTGCTCCGCGGATTCGGCGGCATGGGCAAGTCGGCGCTGGCGGCCACCGTGGCCGCGCAGCACGTCTCCGAAGGCAAAGGCCCGGTCCTCTGGCTCAAGGCCGGCGCAGCCGAAGCTGACGCGCTCTTTGAGGCCATCGGCCGCGCTTTCGGCGTTCAGCAGGCCATCGCCAGCGCATCCGGTGACGAACGCCTGCAGGCCGTCCGCCGCGTTCTGGCCGATGCGAAGGCCCTGCTGGTATTGGACGATGTATGGAATGGCGCGGCCCTCGCGCGGGTGGTTAAGGCGGTGCCCCGCAGCACGCCGCTGCTGGTAACCTCGCGCCACCGCTTCCCGCTGGATGAAATCATTGGTCGGCGAATTGAAACCCGATCAGGCGCTCAAGCTTCTGAGCCTCCACGTCCGGGGCGGGACTTCAGCGCTGATCCAGATGCTGCCCGCCTGTGCGAAGTCCTCGGCAATCACAGTTTTGCACTGGAAATCGCCAGCAAGTCCTCAAGGTGTACCAGCTGACCCCCCGCCGAACTCCTGCAGCGCATCGAAGGGGCGCCGCACGACCTCAGCATGCCGGCCAACTTTGGCGAACTGGGCCGCACGGGGATCAAGTCGCTGCTCGACGCCAGCGTCAACGTCCTGTCCAAAGGCCTCTACGATGTGTTCGTCACGCTGGGCGGGATGTTCGAGCCGAGCGCCACGCCTGAACTCCTTGCGCGGGTCATGCAGCTCGACGCGCACGACGTCAGCGACGCGCTCAGCGAGCTTGAGCTGCGCGGTCTGGTCAGCATGCGAAATCTGAATCGCGTAGCCTACTTCCGTCTGCACGATCTCGCCTACAGCTACGCCAGAACCTTGTTCCTGAACCGCAGGTCCGGCCCACTGGTGGTCATCCAAGCCTGCCGCGACTACGCCGTGACCCACAAGAACGATCTCGACGCGCTCGATGTCGAACAGAGCAATATCCTCGAAGCGGCGGAGGCGGCCAGCGACATCCAGCGTGACGATCTGTTCATCGACGTGATGCGTTCGCTGACCGTCGACGGCCCGTATTTCGCCGCGCGCGGCTATACAGCCCTCTCTATGAAGCTCATCCACAACGCCGTCAGCGCCGCCAGAGCCAGAGCCGACCTCGAAACCGCCCACTACCTCCTTAGCAAGCTCGGCAATGCCTACGCCGACTTCATCGGCGACCGCCAGCGCGCGCTGGAGGCCTACACCGGGGCGCTCGAACTCGCACAGCAGTTGGGCGACCGCCGGCGCGAAGCGATCCTGCTGACCGTCATCGGCAAAGTCCGCTTTCACCAGCAGGCCGCCGATGCCGACAACTTCTACGAACGCGCGGAAGCCATCGCCCGCGAGATCGCCGATGACTTTGCTCTCGGCTTCGTGCTGCACCATCGCGGCTATCAGTTCATCAATCAGTCCACACCCGACTATCAGCGGGGCCGCGACCTCTCCGACGAGGCCGCCGGAATCGCCGCAAAACTCGGCCTGGCCGATATTCAGTTCTGGTCGCTCCTCAATCGCGGCTCCAGCGAGCACGAACTCGGCCAGCTACGCGCGCCTTGGCGACTCATCACGAGGCCTATCAACTCGCGACCGAACAGAACAATCACTACTGGATGGCCGGCGTCCTGCGCTCGATCGGCGAAGACTATCACCGCTTGAACGACCGTGGTCAGGCGCAGGACGCGTTTGACCGGGCGCTCGACCTCTGGCAGCGCGTCAAAGCCAAAGCACAGGCCGATGACCTGCTACAATTCATGTCTGAAAGTGGCTATCATGCCAAACCACAGGTCTAGCGGGTGAGATGTACTATAAAGTTAGTTATGGATAATTTGGGGTTTCACCCCAAACCCCTGTATAGACTGGGGAGATAGGTAACACAATGTTCGGGGACATAGGTAACAGTCTAGCCCTGCCTGAGATCAATCTCATGAACAGGATAACAACCATAATACACCGACCAGAGACCATCGGTGAGGGGATTGGCCTTCAGGGCGACCCGTTCGAGGCTGAAGGCTTTGCCAATCGACCATGTTTTGCCCTGAAACTCGATGCGACCTTGCTGGGAGACTTTGCGCATAAGGGCCTGTGCCGGATAGAGCAGCTCAGGCAGGCGGGAGGGGTAAGAGCGGACGCTGGGAACATAGCGGCTGGCGGGGACTTCGAGCGCCAGTGCGTGGTGGGGGCGCTCGGAGTTGTAGAGCTGCCGCCAGCGGTCGAAATGCTGTTGCCATTGGCCCAGAGAATTGGCCTGAACGCGTGACAAGAGCTCGTCGTTGAGCGTTCGGTGAAGGCGTTCTTCTTTGCCCTGGGTCTGAGGATGACGGGGGCGGCCGTGTGTGACACCGATATGCAGGCGCAGGAGCCAGACTTTGAGCTTAGTCCAGCGGGCCTGGCCGGAGGCGCCCCAGGGCGGACCGTTGTCGGCCAGGATCCATTCCGGCAGGCCATAGCGCTCAAAGGCGTCAATCAGCAGCGATTGAACGGTGAGACGGCGGGTGTTGCTGCAGGCGGTCAAGGTGAGCAGAAAACGGGAGTGGTCATCGAGCATAGTGAGGGGGAAACAGCGGCCAGAGCCCAGAGCAAAGTCGCCTTTGAAATCCATCTGCCAGAGCTCGTTGGGCTGAGGGCGTTCGAAACGCTGGCAAGGGCGATGAGCACTCTGTTGGGCAGGATCGAGCAGGCCGTGACGACGCAAGATGGCGGTTATGGTGCTTGGCGAGGGGAGAGAAGAATGACCCTGATTGGCCAGCCAGCGCTGCAGTTTTCGCCCGCCCCAAGCGGGATGAACCAGGCGCGCCTGAACGACGAGGTCTTCAACCGATCTGGGGGTCTGATGAGGGCTGGCACGGGGCTGGCGTGAGCGTTCCGTCAGTCCCTGCTCGCCCTCGGCGGCGAAGCGGGCGAGCCACTTGTAGACCGTTTTGCGGCTCACGCCAAAACGGCGACTCAAAGCGGCGACGGAATATTGCCCGCTCAGAAAGTCGGAAATCATGTCCTTACGCTGAGACATCGCA comes from the Candidatus Flexicrinis proximus genome and includes:
- a CDS encoding DUF4062 domain-containing protein: SSKMRELAPERQALQDLLPALDRETFRLRTWAFEQNAPASNKSIRDVYLEALQNSALYVGLFWNDFGEWTIDEFEQATAWGIERHLCVKTSVRISATPPSRPSSNARAMSASASRRAGSPMSRT
- a CDS encoding IS481 family transposase, yielding MISDFLSGQYSVAALSRRFGVSRKTVYKWLARFAAEGEQGLTERSRQPRASPHQTPRSVEDLVVQARLVHPAWGGRKLQRWLANQGHSSLPSPSTITAILRRHGLLDPAQQSAHRPCQRFERPQPNELWQMDFKGDFALGSGRCFPLTMLDDHSRFLLTLTACSNTRRLTVQSLLIDAFERYGLPEWILADNGPPWGASGQARWTKLKVWLLRLHIGVTHGRPRHPQTQGKEERLHRTLNDELLSRVQANSLGQWQQHFDRWRQLYNSERPHHALALEVPASRYVPSVRSYPSRLPELLYPAQALMRKVSQQGRIEFQGKTWSIGKAFSLERVALKANPLTDGLWSVYYGCYPVHEIDLRQG